In the genome of Pirellulales bacterium, the window CGCCAGCAGCACGCGGTAGCTAGTGCTGAAAAAGTCGAAATCTGCTTGCGAAATCGCGCCGATTTTTTCCAGTTTTTCCAAGGCGTCCAAGGTGGCGGGCGCGCGCACTTCCGGATGTTGGCCGCCGTGCTTCAGTTGCAGCATTTGGGCGACAAATTCCACGTCAACCAGACCGCCCGGCCCGCGCTTCAAGTTCGTGTGCTTGGCGGTGTGTTCCATGCGGTGGCGCATGGAGCGGATTTCGTCGGCGTATTCAGGCTGCCAGGGCCGACGGTAGGCGCAATCGACCACGGCCTGCATGGCGGCGGCCGCTGCTTGCGATGAACCGTACACCACCCGCGCTTTACACAATGCCTGCCGCTCCCAAAGTTGCCCGCTGCCCGCGTCAAAGTAGCGGCGGAATTCAGCCAGCGAGGTCGCCAGGGCGCCGCTTTTTCCGGTGGGCCGAAGCCGGGGATCGATCTCGTAGAGCCGGCCGTGTGGCCCCAGTTGGCTGCCTGATTTAATCACGCGTTGACCCAGCTCGCTGAAAAAATGCTGGTTGGTGGTGGTCTCGCCGCTACGCTTGCTGCGACGTGCGTGAAACGTGCCGCCATCGGTCTCGTACAAAAACACCATGTCCAAATCGCTGTGATAGTTGATCTCGCAGCCGCCAAACTTGCCCATCGCCAGCACGATAAACTCTGACGGTTGTCCGGTCCGCTCGCCTTCGGGGATCATCGGCTCGCCCAATTTGGCAGCCAGTTTTCCGTATTCGGTACGGGTAATAAGCCGCAGACAAACCTCGGCAATGTCAGCCAATGCACTGCACGTAGCCACAATGTCTTCCTTGCCCAAAATGTCTCGTACCCCTACCCGTAGCACCTGGGCATTTTTAAAGCTGTGCAAAATCAGTTCGAGATCTTCCGCTCCGTGCGCCAATTCATTGAGGTTGGCTTCCAGCGTTTGGTGCGAGGGGAGCTTATCGAGCACCAGGCTGTCCATCAGCTCGTCGATCATGCCTGGGTTGCTGATTAAAATGCTTGACAAGTACGGGCTGGACGCACAGAGCTCGACGTACAAATGCAGCGACGGTGGATTGAAGCTAAACAACTCCCACAAGACCCCTTTACCGCCGAGGGAATCGCTGACTTTGCTCAAGTTGACCAGCGTTTGGTCGGGGTCAGGGGTGGCGGCAATGGCCGGCAACAGCCGCGGGGCAATCGCCGCCAAAAAATGACGGCACCGCCGCGTGGACAAAAAGCGAATGCGCTCCTGCGATAGCGTCATCAGGTTTTGATAAGCCAATTGCGAGTCGTGGAATGGATAGCGTCCCAGCACGCCGGAAATGTAATCGGACTGCGGATCAGGATCGAGCACGAGATCGACCTCGGGCTCAGGGTGGTCTTCTTCGCCGAACGCATCATGCAACAAGTGGTCCAAAATCTTCCGGTTTAACACCGTGCGTTGTTTGTAATCGGCGGTGAAGGCGTCCAGCGCTGGACGTTCAGGCGTGTCGGTGTAGCCCATGCGAATCGCCAGCCGCCGCAATTCCTGATTCGAAGTGGGGAGCAAATGCGTTTGCAAATCGAACATCAATTGAAGCCGATGTTCGGTTTTGCGCAGGAAGGCGTAGTTTTCCTCCAAGATGCCGCGTTCCTGCCAAGTGAGGCTACCGCCGTTTTCCAACATGGCAATGGCTTCCAACGTGTTGCCGGTGCGCAGCTCAGAGAAATCGCCGCCAGAAAGCAATTGCAAAAACTGGATGGTGAATTCGATGTCACGGATGCCGCCATGGCCTGTTTTGACATTTCGCAAATCGGCCCCTTCCGATTTTACGTGCTGTTCGATCCGCCGCTTCAGCGCCTTGATGCCGGCAATGTCGGCCCTATTCAAATAGCGTCGATAAATCCACGGCTCCAATTGACGCAAAAACTCCTGGGCGAAATCCAAATCTCCCGCTGCCGCGCGGGCTTTCAAAAACGCCTGCCGTTCCCAGGTACGGCCCGATACATCGTAATAATGCAGCGCGCTTTCAAGGCTGGGTACCGTGGGGCCATGCTGTCCTTCGGGCCGTAGCCGCAAATCGACGCGATAAGCAGTTCCCAAATTGGTCGGTTCAATTAACAGCTTGATGATGTCGCGTGCCAGGCGGTCGAAAAATTCCACATTGGCGAGCGATCGCTGCCCGTCGGTAGCGCCATCCGCTTCGTACAGAAAAATCAAATCGATGTCGCTGGAATAATTCAATTCGTCGCCGCCCAGCTTGCCCATGGCTAGCAAGGCAAATCGAGATCGCTGCCCATCGGGCCGGCGGGGCACGCCGCGCTTTTGCTCCAGCGCGCTGCGGGCGAAACGAAAGGCCGCTTCTAAAATGGCGTCGGCCAGGTGGGAAATTTGGCTGGTCACAATTTCCAACCGCTGCCCACGGATGATGTCGCCATAGGCAATCCGCAACGTTTCGCGGCGCTTGAACCGCCGCAGGGCGGTCATCACGGCCTTCTCGTCGTTGAGCGCCGCCACTTCGGCACACAATTCATCGACAATCACGTTCCGCGCTACCGGCTGCCCTTCGGTCATGCGTAGCAGGTCGTAGGCTTCCGAATCGGTCACTAACAAATCGCTGAGATACTGACTGGTCGAGAAAATTTGCAACAAGATCGGCAACGCCTCACGATCGCGCTCAAAC includes:
- the glnE gene encoding bifunctional [glutamate--ammonia ligase]-adenylyl-L-tyrosine phosphorylase/[glutamate--ammonia-ligase] adenylyltransferase gives rise to the protein MALSMDINQLRQYLDHPQEAGRWLGAWKLDDVDRAHASLVRMALSGIPLDLLGIMCDQLAEHLPRLSDPDMALNNLDRFVAAVRNPLSLATLFERDREALPILLQIFSTSQYLSDLLVTDSEAYDLLRMTEGQPVARNVIVDELCAEVAALNDEKAVMTALRRFKRRETLRIAYGDIIRGQRLEIVTSQISHLADAILEAAFRFARSALEQKRGVPRRPDGQRSRFALLAMGKLGGDELNYSSDIDLIFLYEADGATDGQRSLANVEFFDRLARDIIKLLIEPTNLGTAYRVDLRLRPEGQHGPTVPSLESALHYYDVSGRTWERQAFLKARAAAGDLDFAQEFLRQLEPWIYRRYLNRADIAGIKALKRRIEQHVKSEGADLRNVKTGHGGIRDIEFTIQFLQLLSGGDFSELRTGNTLEAIAMLENGGSLTWQERGILEENYAFLRKTEHRLQLMFDLQTHLLPTSNQELRRLAIRMGYTDTPERPALDAFTADYKQRTVLNRKILDHLLHDAFGEEDHPEPEVDLVLDPDPQSDYISGVLGRYPFHDSQLAYQNLMTLSQERIRFLSTRRCRHFLAAIAPRLLPAIAATPDPDQTLVNLSKVSDSLGGKGVLWELFSFNPPSLHLYVELCASSPYLSSILISNPGMIDELMDSLVLDKLPSHQTLEANLNELAHGAEDLELILHSFKNAQVLRVGVRDILGKEDIVATCSALADIAEVCLRLITRTEYGKLAAKLGEPMIPEGERTGQPSEFIVLAMGKFGGCEINYHSDLDMVFLYETDGGTFHARRSKRSGETTTNQHFFSELGQRVIKSGSQLGPHGRLYEIDPRLRPTGKSGALATSLAEFRRYFDAGSGQLWERQALCKARVVYGSSQAAAAAMQAVVDCAYRRPWQPEYADEIRSMRHRMEHTAKHTNLKRGPGGLVDVEFVAQMLQLKHGGQHPEVRAPATLDALEKLEKIGAISQADFDFFSTSYRVLLAMVSRLRLMNTTARHDLPDDPEEQIKLARLLEYPDREKMLLDCQRLTRENRARFEKIFAHEGAGTGGGGI